In Juglans microcarpa x Juglans regia isolate MS1-56 chromosome 8D, Jm3101_v1.0, whole genome shotgun sequence, the following are encoded in one genomic region:
- the LOC121243590 gene encoding organic cation/carnitine transporter 3-like has protein sequence MADSTPLISRADSAESDINTLIPRLEKHLPSLDSNIEQCIGDFGWSQFIQSVFVSMAWIFDAQQTFISIFTDVHPTWHCTTHLGDESSNSVSNICHLPKNSWSWDWPLHTSIISDWSLECTSSIVTGLPASSFFMGCLVGGFVLASLADSSLGRKNMLFLSCLMMSLSSMLTVFSANIWIYSALRFLCGFFRSTIGTCALVLTTELVGKKWRGQVGVIGFFCFTLGFLSLPAMAYMNRGSSWRSLYLWTSIPALFYAILVHFFVRESPRWLLVRGREEEAMATLKSIASFNPSTSSTWDFSRSVSLDPQETGNSNLYSAFKILLQKRWAFRRLSAVMVIGFGVGLVYYGMPLGLGNLEFNLYLSVTFNALSELPSSLFTFFFIGKLNRKSSVLVFTTISGVCSILCVLKGKVWTRLQIALELVSFFSACTAFNILLIFTIEMFPTCVRNSAMSLVRQALVLGGVLCPMLVAVGREDGFTSYGVFGIVIGCCGMFALCLPETRGRALCDTIEEEEQMLRESCRQSWGCKS, from the coding sequence ATGGCCGATTCAACTCCTCTTATCTCTCGAGCCGACTCGGCCGAGTCAGACATTAACACCCTTATACCACGCCTAGAGAAACACCTCCCATCCCTTGATTCAAACATAGAACAGTGCATCGGAGATTTCGGGTGGTCACAATTCATTCAATCTGTATTTGTATCCATGGCATGGATCTTCGATGCGCAGCAAACATTCATAAGTATCTTCACTGATGTACACCCAACATGGCACTGTACTACTCACCTCGGGGACGAGTCATCCAACTCGGTCTCCAACATCTGCCATCTTCCCAAGAATTCATGGTCCTGGGATTGGCCTCTTCACACTTCAATTATCTCCGACTGGAGCTTGGAGTGCACTTCCTCCATTGTCACTGGCCTCCCcgcttcttccttcttcatggGTTGCCTGGTGGGTGGATTCGTTCTTGCCTCCCTAGCTGATTCCTCACTCGGTCGCAAAAACATGCTCTTTCTCTCATGCCTCATGATGTCTCTATCTTCAATGCTAACTGTTTTCTCAGCTAACATATGGATTTACTCTGCTTTAAGATTCCTTTGCGGTTTTTTCCGTTCAACAATCGGAACTTGCGCACTTGTGTTAACAACTGAGCTTGTGGGGAAGAAGTGGCGTGGCCAGGTTGGGGTCATAGGATTCTTTTGCTTCACTTTAGGTTTTTTATCACTCCCAGCTATGGCTTATATGAACAGAGGTTCTTCCTGGAGATCTCTTTATCTATGGACTTCTATCCCAGCACTCTTCTATGCCATTTTAGTCCACTTCTTTGTTCGTGAGTCTCCCAGATGGCTACTTGTGCGTGGACGTGAAGAAGAAGCAATGGCCACATTAAAAAGTATTGCGTCTTTTAACCCTAGTACCAGCTCAACCTGGGATTTTTCCAGATCAGTGTCTTTGGATCCCCAAGAAACGGGCAACTCTAATCTTTACTCAGCTTTCAAGATCTTGCTGCAGAAAAGATGGGCTTTTCGAAGGCTATCCGCCGTTATGGTGATAGGATTTGGAGTTGGATTAGTCTACTATGGCATGCCGTTAGGTCTCGGAAACTTGGAATTCAACCTCTATCTGAGCGTCACATTCAATGCCCTTTCCGAGCTGCCATCTTCATTgttcactttctttttcatcGGAAAGTTGAACAGAAAAAGTTCAGTCCTAGTCTTCACCACCATTAGTGGGGTTTGTAGCATCTTGTGCGTTCTGAAAGGAAAGGTATGGACAAGATTGCAGATTGCGCTTGAGTTGGTATCATTTTTCAGCGCCTGCACTGCTTTTAACATATTGCTCATATTCACAATAGAGATGTTTCCGACATGCGTGAGGAACTCAGCTATGTCTTTGGTGAGGCAAGCACTGGTGCTTGGAGGGGTGTTGTGTCCGATGCTGGTGGCTGTGGGGAGAGAAGATGGATTTACATCGTATGGGGTGTTTGGGATTGTCATAGGATGTTGTGGGATGTTTGCATTGTGTTTGCCGGAGACAAGGGGTAGGGCACTTTGTGATACAATAGAGGAGGAAGAGCAGATGTTAAGAGAAAGTTGTCGTCAATCATGGGGATGCAAGTCTTGA